The Microbacterium trichothecenolyticum sequence TGCGCGAGTTCGCCCGCGCCGTCTTCGCCGACGCCCCGCAGCACTCCGACCCCGACGCCGCGCGCGCGCTCGGGTACGCCGACGTCGTCGCTCCGCCGACGTTCGCGATGGTGGTGCAGGACCTCACCCTGCAGCAGCTGCTCGGCGACCCCGACTCGGGCATCGAACTGTCGCGCCTGGTGCACGCGGAGCAGCGCTTCCGCTACACCCGCCCCATCGTCGCGGGCGACGAGCTCGTCGCGACCCTGTCGGTCACCGGCATCCGTTCGATGGGCGGCAACGCGATGATCACCAGCGAGGCCGAGATCGTGGATGCCGACGGCGCCCACGTCGTGACCACGACCAGTGTTCTGCTGGCGGGGGAGGCGGGTGCATGAGCGGGTTCATCGTGGGCGAGGTCATCGCCGAGCGCTCCGTGCATCTGACCCGCGAGTCGCTCGTGCGCTATGCGGGGGCATCCGGCGATTTCAACCCCATCCACTACCGCGACGACGTCGCCGCAGCCGTCGGTCTTCCGGGGGTGCTCGCGCACGGCATGCTCACGATGGGCATCGCGGTGGGTACGCTCGCGGATGCGCTGGGTGACTCCGGCCGCATCGCCGAGTACGGTGTCCGGTTCACGCGACCCGTCGTCGTCGACCCCGAGACCGGCGCCGACCTGCACGTGAGCGCGAAGGTGGGTGCGGTCGACGACGAGATAGCCCGCATCGACCTCACCGTCACGTTCGCCGAGACCACCGTGCTCGGCAAGGCGCAGGTGCGGGTGCGGCTGCCCTGATGCCCGAGGTCCCTCCGATCCCGCTCTCGCAGCTGACCACTCTGCGTACCGGTGGCACGCCCGCCCGCATCGTCGAGGCGCGCACCGCCGCCGAGCTCGTCGCCGCGCTCCGCGAGGTGTGGGCCGAGGGTGAGCCGTGGTTCGTGCTCGGCGGCGGATCGAACCTCTTCGCCGGCGACGAGCCCTTCGAGGGCACCGTCGTGCTCGTGCGCACCGCGGGGATCGAGGAGCTCCCGGGGTCGCGCCCCGGAACCGTACGCCTGCGCGTCCAGGCAGGTCACGACTGGGACGCTCTGGTGGCGGAGACCGTCGAGCGGGGGCTCGCCGGGATCGAGGCGATGTCGGGCATTCCGGGTACCGTCGGTGCCGCCCCCGTGCAGAACGTCGGCGCGTACGGCCAGGAGATCGTGCAGACCCTCGTCGAGGTGGAGCTGATCGACGAGTCGACGGGCGAGGTCTCGGTCGTTCCCGCGGTCGAACTCGGCCTGGGCTTTCGTACCTCAGTGCTCAAGCAGCATTACGGCTCGATCCCCGATCGTTCGGCGGTGATCCTCTCGGTCACCCTCGAGCTCGAGCGCATTGGCGACGGTGCCCGACCCATCGTGGGGGAGCAGTTGCGGGGGGCACTGGGCCTGGATGCCGATGAGGCGGTGTCGCTGCGCTGGATCCGCGATCACGTGCTGGCGACGCGCGCCCGCAAGGGGATGGTGCTCGACGCGCAGGACCCGGACACCTGGAGTGCCGGTTCGTTCTTCCAGAACGCCATCGTCTCGGAGGCGTTCGCCCGGACTCTGCCCGACGCGTGCCCGAAGTGGCCGATGGCGCCGGTGCTCGACCCGGTGACGGTGATCCCGCTCGCCGCGTTCGATGGCATCCTTCCGCCGCCCGTGGTGGAGCGGCACGAGGTCAAGGTCAGCGCCGCGTGGCTCATCGAGAACGCGGGATTGCGCCGCGGCTTCCGCTTGCCGCGCTCGCGCGCGGGGCTGTCGACCAAGCACACCCTCGCCCTGACCAACCGCGGCGAGGCGACGGCGGCCGAGATCGCCGAACTCGCCCGCTTCGTCCAGAGCCGGGTGCACGCGGAGTTCGGTCTGCTGCTGCAGCCCGAGCCGGTGCTGGTCAACGTCGAGTTGTAGCCCGCCCGCGCAGCGCGGCCGGTGTGCCGTCGGGCGGAGGCAGTGGTCGGACGTGCCGGGTGGGGATGCCGGTGGGTCGGTGTGTCGGTTCTGGTTTCCGTCTGACGGTTCGGCGGGGGAGGTCCTGCTGCAGGCCGGTGCCGTCGTTGTGGCAGTACCGTCCCGCGGGGTCTTCGTCGACACGCCGCCCTACGGGGGCACCGACGCGGCGTGTCGACCACGGACTCCGCAGGACGGTTACGCGGCGCCATGCCGCGGGCGGCGACCGACCCCGCCTCCTCCCGGCGTCAGGAGAACAGGCGCTGGAGGCGCTGCACGCCCTCGAGGAGCTGCTCGTCGCCGAGGGCGTAGGACAGGCGCAGGTAGCCGCTGGGGCCGAAGGCCTCGCCGGGGACCACGGCCACTTCGGCCTTCTCGAGGATGAGGTCGGCGAGCTCGAGCGAGGTGGTGGGCGTGACGCCGTCCCAGGAACGGTTCAGCAGTCCCTGCACGTCGGGGTAGACGTAGAACGCGCCGAGGGGGTTCGGCACCTCGACACCGTCGATCTTGGCCAGTTCCGACACGATCAGCTGACGGCGGCGGTCGAAGGCGAGACGGAACTGCTCCGCCTCGTCCTGCGGGCCGTTGAGGGCTGCGGCCGCGGCGATCTGAGCGACGTTGTTGACGTTGCTCGTCAGGTGCGACTGCAGGTTGCCGGCGAGCTTCATGGCATCCGCCGGTCCCACCATCCAGCCCACGCGCCACCCGGTCATGGCGTAGGTCTTCGCGACGCCGTTGACGAGGATCGTCTGCTCGGCGAGCTCGGGAACGGCCTCGACGATCGACACCGCGCGGGTGCCTTCGTAGGTGAGGTTCTGATAGATCTCGTCGGTGATGACCCAGATGCCGTGCTCGAGCGCCCAGCGGCCGATCTCGGCGGTCTCTTCGGGGGTGTAGACCGAGCCGGTCGGGTTCGAGGGCGAGACGAAGACGAGCACGGTCGTCTTGTCGGTGCGGGCGGCCTCGAGCTGCGCGACGGTGACCTTGTAGTCCTGGTCGGCACCGGCGAACACCTCGACGGGGGTACCGTCGGCGAGGGCGATCGCCTCGGGGTAAGTGGTCCAGTACGGCGCGGGCAGCAGAACCTCGTCGCCGGGGTTCACCACGGTCTGGAAGGCCTGGTACACCGACTGCTTGCCGCCGTTGGTGACGATGACCTGCGACGGCGCCACCTCGAGGCGCGGAGTCGCGCAGCGTCTTGGCCGCGATCGCTTCGCGCAGCACCGGGAGCCCTGCGGCGGGGGTGTAGCGGTAGTTCTTGGGGTTCTGCAGCGCCTCGGCGGCGGCATCCACGATGAACGAGGGTGTGGCGAAGTCGGGCTCGCCCGCGGCGTAGGAGATGACCGGTCGGCCGGCGGCCTGGAGGGCCTTCGCCTTGGCATCGACCTTCAGGGTCGCGGACTCGGCGATGGCGGACAGCTTGCGGGAGAGCGGGGCGCGGGAAGTCACGGGGAAAGCCTACTGTTTGCGCCCTCGCGCGGAGAGGGTGTGACGCCGCGCGGTCTGGGGCGGGCGCACGGCTCCGATAGCGTGGCGGGGTGACAGCAGAACCCCTCGCACCCCCGCGTACCCACCGTCGTGCGATCGGATTCCTGCTCAAACTGGGCGTGGCCAGCATCATCGTCGGCATCGCGACCGGTCTCGCGGTGCTGCTGCTGGTCTGGATCGTGCACTCGATCGAGCACCTGATCTGGGGCCACGAAGAGGGTCCGTTCCTCGACGGACTCCCGATGCCGTCGCCGTGGTGGCTGCCGATCGTCACGGTGGGGGGTGCGGGTGTCATCGCCGCCGTCGGGTGGTACCTGATCCGCCGTTTCGGCCGTAAGCTCGCCACCGTCGAGCAGGGCGTCGACGGCGCGCACATGCCCTGGTGGGAGACGCTCGTCGACACGGTGCTGCAGGTGACCTCGGTCGCCCTCGGCGCCTCGATCGGCAAAGAGGTCGCGCCGCGCGAGCTCTCCGCGATGGCGGGCTCGAAGATCGTGCGCTGGTTCGGCCTCAACGCCCGGTGGTGCCGCATCCTCATCGCCTCCGCCGCCGGCGCGGGTCTCGCCGCGGTCTACAACGTGCCGCTGGGCGGCGCGCTGTTCGCGATCGAGATCCTGCTCGCCCAGTTCAGCGTGGGTGCTGCGGTCGTCGCCCTGTCGGTCAGCGCGATCGCCACCTTCGTCGCGCGTCCGCTGGTGGGGGAGGAGTCGCTGTACCAGGTGGCATCCCTCGAGGTGAACGCCTCGCTCGTGGTCGCCGCCCTGCTGATCGGTCCGCTCATGGGCTGGGGGGCGACGAGCTTCGCGACCGTGACGAAGGCGCTCGGCCGGTTCCGCCCGACGGGCTGGAAGCTGCTCGTCGTTCTGCCCCTGACCTTCACCGCGGTCGGTGTGCTGGGGGCGTTCTTCCCGCTCATCCTCGGCAACGGCCGTGCTCTGGCCACCGCGGGCTTCGACCTCTCGCAGCCGGCGCTACTGCTGCTCCTGCTCGCGCTGCTGAAGTACGTCGCCACCACCGTCTCGCTCGGGTCGGGTGCCATCGGCGGCACCCTGCAGCCCTCGGTCGCGATCGGCGCGGCGCTCGGCGCCGCCGCCGCGGCGGGATGGGCGTTCATCTGGCCGGGCGCCGATGCCACAGCCCTCGCCATCGTCGCGGCGGCGGCGTTCC is a genomic window containing:
- a CDS encoding FAS1-like dehydratase domain-containing protein — its product is MPVNPDLVGRAFPPTVPYLVGREKVREFARAVFADAPQHSDPDAARALGYADVVAPPTFAMVVQDLTLQQLLGDPDSGIELSRLVHAEQRFRYTRPIVAGDELVATLSVTGIRSMGGNAMITSEAEIVDADGAHVVTTTSVLLAGEAGA
- a CDS encoding UDP-N-acetylmuramate dehydrogenase, which produces MPEVPPIPLSQLTTLRTGGTPARIVEARTAAELVAALREVWAEGEPWFVLGGGSNLFAGDEPFEGTVVLVRTAGIEELPGSRPGTVRLRVQAGHDWDALVAETVERGLAGIEAMSGIPGTVGAAPVQNVGAYGQEIVQTLVEVELIDESTGEVSVVPAVELGLGFRTSVLKQHYGSIPDRSAVILSVTLELERIGDGARPIVGEQLRGALGLDADEAVSLRWIRDHVLATRARKGMVLDAQDPDTWSAGSFFQNAIVSEAFARTLPDACPKWPMAPVLDPVTVIPLAAFDGILPPPVVERHEVKVSAAWLIENAGLRRGFRLPRSRAGLSTKHTLALTNRGEATAAEIAELARFVQSRVHAEFGLLLQPEPVLVNVEL
- a CDS encoding chloride channel protein, translated to MTAEPLAPPRTHRRAIGFLLKLGVASIIVGIATGLAVLLLVWIVHSIEHLIWGHEEGPFLDGLPMPSPWWLPIVTVGGAGVIAAVGWYLIRRFGRKLATVEQGVDGAHMPWWETLVDTVLQVTSVALGASIGKEVAPRELSAMAGSKIVRWFGLNARWCRILIASAAGAGLAAVYNVPLGGALFAIEILLAQFSVGAAVVALSVSAIATFVARPLVGEESLYQVASLEVNASLVVAALLIGPLMGWGATSFATVTKALGRFRPTGWKLLVVLPLTFTAVGVLGAFFPLILGNGRALATAGFDLSQPALLLLLLALLKYVATTVSLGSGAIGGTLQPSVAIGAALGAAAAAGWAFIWPGADATALAIVAAAAFLASNMRAPFTAIALVIEFTDTGFTLLLPIFLAVAGSLAASRLSSRAGLRKFAPIDPGRE
- a CDS encoding pyridoxal phosphate-dependent aminotransferase, translated to MPRRRPSRPPADRSSPTPRASPTSPHPRSSWMPPPRRCRTPRTTATPPPQGSRCCAKRSRPRRCATPRLEVAPSQVIVTNGGKQSVYQAFQTVVNPGDEVLLPAPYWTTYPEAIALADGTPVEVFAGADQDYKVTVAQLEAARTDKTTVLVFVSPSNPTGSVYTPEETAEIGRWALEHGIWVITDEIYQNLTYEGTRAVSIVEAVPELAEQTILVNGVAKTYAMTGWRVGWMVGPADAMKLAGNLQSHLTSNVNNVAQIAAAAALNGPQDEAEQFRLAFDRRRQLIVSELAKIDGVEVPNPLGAFYVYPDVQGLLNRSWDGVTPTTSLELADLILEKAEVAVVPGEAFGPSGYLRLSYALGDEQLLEGVQRLQRLFS
- a CDS encoding MaoC/PaaZ C-terminal domain-containing protein produces the protein MSGFIVGEVIAERSVHLTRESLVRYAGASGDFNPIHYRDDVAAAVGLPGVLAHGMLTMGIAVGTLADALGDSGRIAEYGVRFTRPVVVDPETGADLHVSAKVGAVDDEIARIDLTVTFAETTVLGKAQVRVRLP